CATCCATACCTTCACCTAGGAATCTCTCTCTGTCCCCTTTGAGTGCATTGGCGGTCAGAGCAACGATCGGTACGTGAGGTACCTCCTCGTCCTCTTCGTAGTCAAGGATCTCATGAGTTGCTTCGATACCATCCATGACCGGCATCTGGATATCCATGAAGAGCAGGTCATAGTTGTTGTTCCTTCTCTTTTCAAAGGCCTCCAGACCATTGTTTGCAAGGTCGACGGTAATGCCGTGTTCTTCCAGAATACGCTTGATCAGTTTCTGATTGATGATATTGTCTTCGGTTACCAGTACATCTGCGTCGAACATCGTTGCATGTGTCGGCAGTGCCTCTTCTGCAAGTTGCGGTAAGCTCTCTGCACTCTTGATCAGAGCCTCTTTGAGCTTGGTAAGTGTCACCGGTTTAAAGATGACATTACCCTGGTCGATATTCATAGATTCGATCTTGTTACGGCTGGTCACATTGGCAATAACGATCAGTTTGGATCTGTCTATATTGGAGACGGCATCAATAATGTTCTGTTTTGCCTTGTCGATATCGATCCAGTAGCTTTTACATTCATCAAGTTGGCTGAGGTCTCTAAGTTCATCGATCGTTTCGAAGCGTTTGACCTCCGGACCAAAGTATTCGAAGTATGAAGCAAGATAGCTATCAAGTTTGCTTGGTATCTCCTGCTGGTATTTTCCGATGACCATATCTGTAAAGGCATGCGCATAGTTCGTTTCTGTTGAAATGACCTCTTCAAAAGGAATGGTAAAGAAGAATGTCGTTCCCTGGTCTTTGGCACTCTCAAGTTCAAGCGTACCACCCATGAGTTCGACGAACTGGCTTGAAATGGTCAGACCCAGACCTGTACCGCCGTATTTACGTGTGACTGATACATCCGCCTGCGAGAAGGCATCGAAGATACGCTCCTGCTGCTCTTTGGTCATCCCGATACCATTGTCCTGCACGGAGAACTTGATACGCGGCATTCTGTCGTCTTCGTCCTGTACCTTGTGTATTTCGAGGTTGATCTCACCGCCGTAAGAAGTGAATTTGATTGCATTACTCAGAAGGTTGATAAGGATCTCTTTGATCTTGGTCGGATCGCCTTTAAGTTTGGGACTGATGGTTGGATCCATATAGAAGTTGAGATCGATATTTTTCTCAGCAGCACCTACCGCATAGGTTTCAACAGCACTTTCAAACTCTTCGGCAGAATCGAATACCACATTCTCGATCTCTATCTTGTTACTCTCGATCTTGGAGAGGTCAAGAATATTGTTGATAATGCTTAGAAGATTTTCCGAACTCTTGTCAATGATGGAGAGGAATTCTCTCTGTTCGTCATCAAGGTCGGTACTTCTGAGGATCTCGGTAAATCCGACAATACCGTTAAGCGGTGTACGGATCTCGTGTGACATGTTGGCAAGGAAGAGTGACTTGGCTTCATTGGCCTGTAGTGCTGTGAGTTTGTCTTCCTTGGCAGTTTCGACCAGTGTTTCGAGGAAGCGGTAAGCCTCTTTAGTACCTTCGTGAGTATCGAGATCAATGTTCTCGATGTAAGAGGTGTCGGATGCAAGATAGTGGTCACTGCTCTTCATTTCATCAACGGCTTTGTTCAGTACGTCTTCAAGCTCTTCGATGTTTCTTGTAATATCACGAGTCGTTGAGAATCCGAGATAGGCAAGAATCAAACTGAGGATCAGAATAGCCGATGCAATCGCGAGAAGTGTCAACTGCTCCTGCAGGTATGCCTCACTCTTTTTCCACAGTGTGCTTGAGACGACAAGTTCCGCTTTGGCAAAGAGTGAGATCTTCTGTGTCTGTAGTCTGAACCAGTCAATAGGTTCTTCCGCATAGTCGCCGTTATCGACATCGGTCTGAATAGCTGAAGATGTCTGAGCCAGCTCGGTCAGGATCTCTTTCGCTTTGGGTGAGTTAAGGATCGCAAAGACCCCTTTACGCAGTTGCGGGTCGGTTATTTCATTGATATCGAAGATATTTGCTTTTGTCTTGAAATTGTCCCAGAGAGCGATTTCTTCGAATGACATGGAAGCTCTTTTGGTCATGTAGTAGGAAACAAACCCTCTTTCAAGACCGGCATTCTCCTTGACCGTATATATTTGTGTCAGTGTAGAGATCAGTGAAGAGATTTCATTGTCAAGGGAGAAGTTCTTGATTTGGATAAGGTTGCTATAGATAGGGCTGGCCAGTGTTTTGGTATAGCCGTCAAAAAATACTTTCTTGAAATCACTGCCCTGTGTATCCGCCTCTTTTCTGATCTTGTCAACTTTAGGCAGGTTTGTAAGTAGTTGATTGTATTTCTGCGAATCAAGAAGCTTCCCTTCCCCCGTTAGACTGAGAAGAAAAGGAAGATAGGTCGTGTCGGAAGTTTTAAGAGAACGTTTGAGCTCTGCAAAAACAGTATCTGTACTTTTGCGCTGTTTTATAAGCGGTTCACTGAAGCTTTTTCTGTCGCTTCCCATGTAAAGAGCGGTAAGACCACGTTCTTTACCCACGGCTGTAAGTGACTTGCCCAATATGGCATTGTTTGTCAATATGGTCTTAAGAGCATTTGCTTTCTCGAAGTTGACATATGAAGTTATAAAGAAATAACTTGAAAGCAGGAGGAGCAGTACAATAGGTACCATCGCTACGAGTTTGAGTCTGTTACGTATAGTCATTGTCTATTTTCCTTTGTTTTTTGATGTGAGCTCGAACTGGGTCTCAAAAGCAATGAAATGCCCCCAGTATTCTTTGATTAGTTTTTCCAGTTGACTGCTGTCCTCACAGAACTGTATCTCGTACAGAGTATCTGCAAGCGGCGTAATACGCAGGTTACTTGCTGTCCCTTTAAGCAGGTGGCCGATCTTGTTGATCGTTTCCAGGTCACCTTTTTCATAGGCTTTGAGCATTTTGTCCGTCTCTTCATGTGCCTGCTTGATGAAATCGTGGATGAACTCTTCGATCAACTCAGCAGGAAGGCTGAGCTCGTTTGCCGCCTGTTCTACCTGGAAGTCGAAATAGATCGGTTTGACATTGGAAAGATCGATGGTACCAAACCCTTCAGAAGGCTTTATCTCTTTCTTGATAGGAATCTCTTTTT
This DNA window, taken from Sulfurovum lithotrophicum, encodes the following:
- a CDS encoding ATP-binding protein — its product is MTIRNRLKLVAMVPIVLLLLLSSYFFITSYVNFEKANALKTILTNNAILGKSLTAVGKERGLTALYMGSDRKSFSEPLIKQRKSTDTVFAELKRSLKTSDTTYLPFLLSLTGEGKLLDSQKYNQLLTNLPKVDKIRKEADTQGSDFKKVFFDGYTKTLASPIYSNLIQIKNFSLDNEISSLISTLTQIYTVKENAGLERGFVSYYMTKRASMSFEEIALWDNFKTKANIFDINEITDPQLRKGVFAILNSPKAKEILTELAQTSSAIQTDVDNGDYAEEPIDWFRLQTQKISLFAKAELVVSSTLWKKSEAYLQEQLTLLAIASAILILSLILAYLGFSTTRDITRNIEELEDVLNKAVDEMKSSDHYLASDTSYIENIDLDTHEGTKEAYRFLETLVETAKEDKLTALQANEAKSLFLANMSHEIRTPLNGIVGFTEILRSTDLDDEQREFLSIIDKSSENLLSIINNILDLSKIESNKIEIENVVFDSAEEFESAVETYAVGAAEKNIDLNFYMDPTISPKLKGDPTKIKEILINLLSNAIKFTSYGGEINLEIHKVQDEDDRMPRIKFSVQDNGIGMTKEQQERIFDAFSQADVSVTRKYGGTGLGLTISSQFVELMGGTLELESAKDQGTTFFFTIPFEEVISTETNYAHAFTDMVIGKYQQEIPSKLDSYLASYFEYFGPEVKRFETIDELRDLSQLDECKSYWIDIDKAKQNIIDAVSNIDRSKLIVIANVTSRNKIESMNIDQGNVIFKPVTLTKLKEALIKSAESLPQLAEEALPTHATMFDADVLVTEDNIINQKLIKRILEEHGITVDLANNGLEAFEKRRNNNYDLLFMDIQMPVMDGIEATHEILDYEEDEEVPHVPIVALTANALKGDRERFLGEGMDEYITKPIETSELLYILNKFLSDKAKTVTAEEKKEQIEETKAIQKESAKEVAAAKAEAEEETISLDDVIALDSIDNEAPAEKSEEKSILVAKKFILEKRVLSKVLDNLGYKYSILDDTDALQSEISSDKYDIVFADEDLIDESISKNNENIAIITSVNSKEEIESLIKKYRG